The following proteins come from a genomic window of Miscanthus floridulus cultivar M001 chromosome 2, ASM1932011v1, whole genome shotgun sequence:
- the LOC136516743 gene encoding probable glutathione S-transferase GSTU1: MAGAENGGSGSGSGSDLVLLDVFGSPYAQRVRIALAEKGLAYERAEEDLAAKSDLLRRSNPAHGGKVPVLLHAGRPVCESLIILEYLEEAFPATPPLLPADPYARARARFWAEYAGRAHHCGKRLWLRRDDGEAAEPEPEARAELLAVLRALDAELGGREFFGGEAFGFVDVAAAPFAAWFLTYERHGRFDVVEECPGLAAWAARCARRDSVAANVYPPEKVYQLVLEYRQWVLGPK, encoded by the coding sequence ATGGCCGGCGCCGAGAACGGcggcagtggcagcggcagcggcagcgaccTGGTGCTGCTTGACGTGTTCGGCAGCCCGTACGCGCAGCGCGTGCGCATCGCGCTGGCCGAGAAGGGCCTGGCGTACGAGCGCGCGGAGGAGGACCTCGCGGCCAAGAGCGACCTCCTGCGCCGCTCCAACCCGGCGCACGGCGGCAAGGTGCCGGTGCTCCTCCACGCGGGGCGCCCCGTCTGCGAGTCCCTCATCATCCTCGAGTACCTCGAAGAGGCCTTCCCGGCGACGCCGCCGCTCCTGCCGGCCGACCCCTACGCGCGCGCGCGGGCGCGGTTCTGGGCGGAGTACGCCGGCCGCGCCCACCACTGCGGGAAGCGGCTGTGGCTGAGGcgcgacgacggcgaggcggcgGAGCCAGAgcccgaggcgcgggcggagTTGCTGGCCGTGCTCCGGGCGCTGGACGCCGAGCTCGGCGGCCGGGAGTTCTTCGGCGGGGAGGCGTTCGGGTTCGTCGACGTCGCGGCCGCGCCGTTCGCTGCGTGGTTCCTCACGTACGAGCGCCACGGGCGGTTCGACGTGGTGGAGGAGTGCCCGGGGCTCGCGGCGTGGGCGGCGCGGTGCGCGCGCCGGGACAGCGTGGCGGCCAACGTGTACCCGCCCGAGAAGGTGTACCAGCTCGTCCTGGAGTACAGGCAGTGGGTGCTCGGCCCAAAATGA
- the LOC136537885 gene encoding probable glutathione S-transferase GSTU1, which yields MAGEKKQGLQLLDILVSPFGQRCRIALDEKGLSYEYLEQDLANKSELLLRANPVHKKIPVLLHDGRPVCESLIIVQYLDEAFPATPALLPAGDPYARAQARFWADYVDKKLYDCGTRLWKLKGDGHAHARTEMVEILRTLEGALGEGRFFGGEAFGFVDVALVPFTSRFLSYERFGDLSVEKECPRLAAWAKRCAERPSVAKNLDTPEKIIERICGMKKRLGIE from the coding sequence ATGGCCGGGGAGAAGAAGCAGGGCCTGCAGCTGCTGGACATCTTGGTGAGCCCATTCGGGCAGCGGTGCCGGATCGCGCTGGACGAGAAGGGCCTCTCCTACGAGTACCTCGAGCAGGACCTGGCGAACAAGAGCGAGCTCCTGCTCCGCGCCAACCCGGTCCACAAGAAGATCCCCGTGCTGCTCCACGACGGCCGCCCCGTCTGCGAGTCCCTCATCATCGTCCAGTACCTGGACGAAGCGTTCCCGGCGACGCCGGCGCTGCTCCCCGCCGGCGACCCGTACGCGCGCGCGCAGGCGCGGTTCTGGGCGGACTACGTGGACAAGAAGCTCTACGACTGCGGCACCCGGCTGTGGAAGCTCAAGGGGGACGGCCACGCGCACGCGCGCACGGAGATGGTCGAGATCCTCCGCACGCTGGAGGGCGCCCTCGGGGAGGGACGCTTCTTCGGCGGGGAGGCGTTCGGCTTCGTCGACGTCGCGCTCGTGCCCTTCACCTCGCGGTTCCTCTCCTACGAGCGGTTCGGGGACCTCAGCGTCGAGAAGGAGTGCCCCAGGCTGGCCGCGTGGGCCAAGCGCTGCGCCGAGCGCCCCAGCGTCGCCAAGAACCTGGACACGCCTGAGAAGATCATTGAGCGCATCTGCGGGATGAAGAAGAGGCTCGGCATCGAGTAG